A single region of the Labrus bergylta chromosome 10, fLabBer1.1, whole genome shotgun sequence genome encodes:
- the LOC109999306 gene encoding isoaspartyl peptidase/L-asparaginase-like, producing the protein MKHYSSPSSQQQVIDMLPAVVVHGGAGHIPKERAQNSTSGVSAAARAGYIVLKGGGSSMDAVVEAVTQLENNPSFNAGCGSVLNVKGEVEMDAFVMDWKTLATGAVSAVRDIANPTQLARLVMDKGEDGHSRGRGSG; encoded by the exons ATGAAACACTATTCAAGTCCATCAAGCCAGCAGCAG GTGATTGACATGTTGCCAGCTGTGGTGGTCCATGGAGGGGCGGGTCATATCCCAAAGGAGCGGGCACAAAACTCCACATCAGGGGTGTCTGCAGCAGCCCGAGCCGGGTACATTGTTCTCAAGGGAGGGGGCAGCAGCATGGACGCTGTGGTGGAGGCTGTGACCCAGCTGGAGAATAACCCCTCCTTCAACGCAG GCTGTGGGTCGGTGCTGAACGTGAAGGGAGAGGTGGAGATGGATGCTTTTGTGATGGACTGGAAAACGTTGGCGACTGGTGCAGTGTCAGCTGTACGCGACATAGCCAACCCAACCCAGCTAGCAAGACTGGTTATGGACAAG GGGGAAGATGGGCACAGTCGGGGCCGTGGCAGTGGATAG
- the LOC136180371 gene encoding zinc finger protein 665-like yields the protein MDPIDSGQGQENPSEQNSDLTPSSRGRQRKKNPKYQDYETEDPLDEKKTTGRKSSGEGAASKRTPAKWRKAENDPEPPENDVENEANHKTPQEPDEIKAKETPKKVVRAKKTPTKRTPGRKKKNETPNTDVALPHLEGGVADSAQQENGTPKPKRKYVKKQRAQVIAEPPPCAALSEPEEEIQPGGRRRRGAAKAALKYLHNLAKEALAHPGDETASQLGADSDEPNPKEKGKRLKGSKDVQQLLVSKEELPPEQQEWSHILDQEDTKPQHIKEEHEELWISQEEEQLQGLEEADTTKFPFTPVSVKSEDDEEKPQSSQLHQRQTEQMETGVGEDCGGAEPERDSDPERRLQPETEVETEDSYESETDDSDDWQETGEHLSEFNLKNKKLKTCKRPHSCLECGKRFNRKGNLTTHMLVHKGEKPFSCSVCSKRFTQRQSLTYHMLIHTGEKAFSCSVCSKSFTQRQQLTTHMLVHTGEKDFSCSACSKSFTQRGSLTTHMLVHTGEKPFSCSVCSKSFTQRGSLTTHMLVHTGEKPFSCSVCSKRFTQRQHMTTHMLVHTGEKPFSCSECGKRFSSKGHMTRHMMIHTGEKC from the exons ATGGATCCCATTGACTCTGGACAAG GGCAAGAGAACCCGTCAGAGCAGAACTCTGATTTAACACCCAGCTCCAGAGGACGACAGCGCAAGAAAAATCCCAAATATCAGGATTATGAAACTGAAGACCCGTTggatgagaagaaaacaacaggcAGAAAAAGCTCAGGAGAAGGTGCAGCTTCTAAAAGGACTCCGGCAAAGTGGCGAAAAGCTGAGAATGACCCAGAACCGCCCGAAAATGACgtagaaaatgaagccaatcaCAAAACACCTCAAGAGCCGGATGAAATAAAGGCAAAGGAAACGCCTAAAAAGGTTGTTAGAGCCAAGAAGACTCCGACAAAAAGGACtcctggtagaaaaaaaaaaaatgagactCCGAACACTGATGTGGCGCTTCCACATTTGGAAGGTGGAGTGGCAGATTCGGCGCAGCAGGAGAACGGGACGCCAAAGCCGAAGAGAAAATATGTGAAGAAGCAGCGTGCGCAGGTAATCGCAGAACCACCGCCATGTGCAGCTCTGAGTGAACCCGAGGAGGAGATCCAGCCAGGGGGGCGGCGCAGGAGAGGTGCTGCTAAAGC GGCTTTGAAGTACCTCCACAATTTGGCTAAAGAAGCGCTCGCTCATCCCGGAGATGAGACAGCGTCCCAGCTGGGAGCCGATAGCGATGAACCGAACCCTAAAGAGAAGGGGAAACGCCTCAAAGGAAGTAAAG atgtccagcagctgttggtgagtaaagaagagcttccacctgagcagcaggagtggagccacattctggaccaggaggacactaagccccaacacattaaagaagaacatgaggaactgtggatcagtcaggaggaagaacagcttcaaggactggaggaggctgataccaccaagttccccttcactcctgtctctgtgaagagtgaagatgatgaagagaaacctcagtcctcacagcttcatcagagacaaactgaacagatggaaacaggagttggagaggactgtggaggagcagaaccagagagagactcagatccagagagacgtttacaaccagagactgaggtcgaGACTGAAGACTCTTATGAATctgagactgatgacagtgatgattggcAAGAGACAGGAGAACATCTGTCAGAATTcaacttgaaaaataagaaactaaagactTGTAAGAGACCACACAGCTGCTTggagtgtggtaaaagatttaaccgaAAAGGgaatctgaccacacacatgttagttcataaaggagagaaacccttcagctgctctgtttgcagtaaaaggtTTACCCAAAGACAAAGTCTGACGTATCACATGTTaattcatacaggagagaaagctttcagctgctctgtttgcagtaaaagctttacccaaagacaacagctgaccacacacatgttagttcatacaggagagaaagattTCAGCTGTTCTgcttgcagtaaaagctttacccaaagaggaagtctgaccacacacatgttagttcatacaggagagaaacccttcagctgctctgtttgcagtaaaagctttacccaaagaggaagtctgaccacacacatgttagttcatacaggagagaaacccttcagctgctctgtttgcagtaaacgctttacccaaagacaacatatgaccacacacatgttagttcatacaggagagaaacccttcagctgctctgagtgtggtaaaaggtttagttCTAAGGGACATatgaccagacacatgatgattcacacaggagagaaatgctaa